One Ignavibacterium sp. DNA segment encodes these proteins:
- a CDS encoding DUF268 domain-containing protein, with amino-acid sequence MFTILLKESGLYPKNLFYLLKGFPVYIKNKALLKKQLKTTNAPFKIAKLYPQLTDRFDTSGSFPLHYFYQDLYVAQRVFNNLSVKHVDIGSRIDGFVTHVASFREIEVIDIREIKGNIPNVSFIRADLMAADFNLLDYCDSVSCLHTIEHFGLGRYGDPVDVNGHLKGLQNITNMLKKNGRLYLSTLIGPQRIEFDAHRVFSVKYLIELIEENFIIEKFSYIDDNNKLHISVELSEKNIQNNFYCSYGCGIFELIKK; translated from the coding sequence ATGTTTACTATCTTATTAAAAGAATCCGGTCTATATCCTAAAAACCTGTTTTATTTATTAAAAGGATTTCCGGTTTATATTAAAAACAAAGCCTTGTTAAAAAAACAATTAAAAACAACTAACGCACCATTTAAAATTGCAAAACTCTATCCGCAGTTAACGGATAGATTTGATACAAGCGGCTCTTTTCCATTGCATTATTTTTATCAGGATCTTTATGTAGCCCAAAGAGTATTCAATAATCTTTCTGTAAAACATGTAGATATTGGTTCAAGAATAGACGGATTTGTAACTCATGTGGCATCATTTAGAGAAATTGAAGTTATTGATATAAGAGAAATTAAAGGAAATATTCCTAATGTTTCTTTTATAAGAGCTGATCTTATGGCTGCAGATTTTAACTTACTCGATTATTGTGATTCAGTTAGTTGTTTACATACTATTGAGCATTTTGGACTTGGCAGATACGGCGATCCTGTTGATGTAAACGGTCATTTAAAGGGACTACAAAACATAACTAATATGCTTAAGAAAAACGGCAGACTTTATCTCTCCACTTTAATAGGTCCTCAAAGAATTGAATTTGATGCACACAGAGTATTTTCAGTTAAATATCTTATTGAGCTGATTGAAGAAAATTTTATCATAGAAAAATTTTCATATATAGATGATAATAATAAACTGCATATCTCTGTTGAATTGTCGGAAAAGAATATTCAAAATAATTTTTACTGCAGTTACGGCTGTGGAATTTTTGAATTAATAAAAAAATAA
- a CDS encoding FkbM family methyltransferase, which translates to MRVLKNIAIRLTGNFLAQKLLRKNLEVSSYLMGIGAGTNVKESGELVLVKQILHSKKNKTVIFDVGANVGLFSNLMISELTGKLDYELHSFEPSRTTFKELEKNIKPGENIYLNNFAFGKEKKKSSLFYDFAGSGLASLTKRKLEHFNINFDYSEDILVDTLDNYCQNKNIESIDLLKIDVEGHELDVLIGGADMFSNKKIKLVSFEFGGSNIDTKTYYRDFYYFFKEYKMKIYRITPSSFLVPMNGYKEIYEQFRTTNFIATLETN; encoded by the coding sequence ATGAGAGTATTAAAAAATATTGCAATACGATTGACTGGTAATTTCTTAGCTCAGAAATTATTGAGGAAGAATCTTGAAGTCTCAAGTTATCTGATGGGTATCGGTGCGGGAACAAATGTTAAAGAAAGCGGAGAATTAGTTTTAGTAAAGCAGATATTACATTCTAAAAAAAATAAAACAGTTATTTTTGATGTTGGTGCAAATGTCGGGCTGTTCAGTAATCTGATGATATCTGAACTAACCGGTAAATTGGATTATGAACTGCATAGTTTTGAACCATCAAGAACTACTTTCAAAGAGTTAGAAAAGAATATTAAACCTGGCGAAAATATTTACTTAAATAATTTTGCATTCGGGAAAGAAAAGAAAAAATCCAGTTTGTTTTATGATTTTGCAGGATCCGGACTCGCATCACTTACTAAAAGGAAGCTCGAACATTTTAATATTAATTTTGATTATTCTGAAGATATTCTGGTGGATACTTTAGATAATTATTGTCAAAATAAGAACATTGAAAGTATAGACTTACTTAAAATTGATGTAGAAGGACACGAGTTGGATGTTTTAATAGGAGGGGCGGATATGTTTAGTAATAAAAAAATTAAGCTTGTTAGTTTTGAGTTTGGTGGGTCTAATATTGATACTAAAACCTATTACAGAGATTTTTATTATTTCTTTAAAGAATATAAAATGAAAATCTATCGTATTACACCATCTTCTTTTCTGGTTCCTATGAATGGTTATAAAGAGATATACGAACAATTTAGAACAACAAATTTTATTGCAACACTCGAAACTAATTAA
- a CDS encoding glycosyltransferase, producing the protein MSKALIAILKYDYGVESRGYSFEYNNIYLPVCSLLKQSNVILFDFFSELKSLGRSGMNKKLKEIVIDEKPDFALFALFENEFDEDTISSLRDYTKTISYFIDDPWRVEFAKHWRKYFNYFSTPDYYTYQKYLLDNITNVIYSPFGFNPDIYKKLDLEKCYDVSFVGNYSPFRRWIIDSLRKKGINVNVYGRNWGKYGKWVSQDDVVRIFNQSKINLNLSNAVYYDVKYLLHSAFSIKDWKELLLLKKNKEQVKGRHFEINACGAFQLSYFVPGLNLIYEIDKEIAVFESVNHLADEINFFLNNDSLRNSIAEAGYKRSLTDHSSIQYLDNLIKKVLE; encoded by the coding sequence ATGTCTAAAGCACTTATTGCAATTCTTAAATATGATTATGGAGTTGAATCTAGAGGTTATTCTTTTGAGTATAATAACATTTATTTGCCGGTTTGTTCTCTTCTAAAACAAAGTAATGTGATTTTATTTGATTTCTTTTCTGAACTCAAATCACTTGGTAGGAGTGGTATGAACAAGAAGCTAAAAGAAATTGTTATAGATGAGAAACCAGATTTTGCTTTGTTTGCTTTGTTTGAAAATGAATTCGATGAAGACACAATATCTTCACTAAGAGATTATACAAAAACAATTTCTTATTTTATTGATGATCCGTGGAGGGTAGAGTTTGCAAAACACTGGAGGAAGTATTTCAACTACTTCTCTACGCCGGATTATTATACTTATCAGAAATATTTGCTTGATAATATAACAAACGTAATTTATTCGCCTTTTGGATTTAATCCTGATATTTATAAAAAACTTGATCTTGAAAAATGCTATGATGTATCATTCGTTGGTAATTATAGTCCTTTCAGAAGATGGATTATCGATTCACTTAGGAAAAAAGGCATCAATGTAAATGTATATGGAAGAAATTGGGGCAAGTATGGCAAATGGGTTTCACAGGATGATGTTGTAAGAATTTTTAATCAAAGTAAAATCAACCTTAATCTTTCAAATGCAGTATATTATGATGTAAAATATCTTTTGCATTCAGCCTTTTCAATTAAAGATTGGAAGGAATTATTACTTCTGAAAAAAAATAAAGAACAGGTTAAAGGCAGACATTTTGAAATTAATGCCTGCGGTGCTTTCCAGTTAAGTTATTTTGTTCCCGGATTAAATTTGATTTATGAAATTGATAAAGAAATTGCTGTGTTTGAAAGCGTTAATCATCTTGCTGATGAAATTAATTTTTTTCTTAATAATGATTCATTGAGAAATTCAATTGCAGAAGCCGGATATAAGAGATCTTTAACCGATCATTCGTCAATTCAATATTTAGATAACCTCATTAAAAAGGTGCTGGAATAA
- a CDS encoding NAD(+)/NADH kinase, whose amino-acid sequence MLIGIIANTTKEKVFDVVSSFLAKLKKNNINYLLTKSLFEEQGKLKIGQNKNFADDDIEIYKESDIIISIGGDGTMLATAFNAQFYDKPVLGVNLGKLGFLAEVNIEQMDKVISDLKNGNYKIEERMLISGDVVGYKSEKFYAINDIVIDKGGWAKMIELTIRIDDEYVTTLSADGLIIATPTGSTGYSISVGGPIVSPKTDVITIAPISPHSLTVRPLVLPGNQEILIKADSLHTAIKVNCDGQRSYSFPPPLEIKIKKTDKTLKLIHTSVTTYFETLRNKLMWGIDLRNKKD is encoded by the coding sequence ATGTTAATTGGAATTATTGCCAATACCACAAAAGAAAAAGTCTTTGATGTAGTTTCATCCTTTCTTGCAAAGCTAAAAAAGAATAATATTAATTATCTCTTAACCAAATCACTGTTTGAAGAACAAGGTAAGCTTAAAATTGGACAAAATAAAAATTTTGCTGATGATGATATAGAAATCTATAAAGAAAGCGATATTATAATTTCAATTGGCGGAGATGGAACAATGCTCGCTACAGCCTTTAATGCGCAGTTTTATGATAAACCTGTCCTTGGTGTAAATCTTGGTAAGCTTGGCTTTTTAGCTGAGGTAAATATTGAACAAATGGATAAAGTAATTTCTGATCTGAAAAATGGTAATTATAAAATTGAAGAGCGAATGTTAATTTCAGGTGATGTCGTTGGATATAAATCAGAAAAATTTTATGCAATAAATGATATTGTTATTGATAAAGGCGGCTGGGCAAAAATGATTGAATTAACTATCCGGATAGATGATGAATATGTTACAACTCTTTCGGCTGATGGTTTAATTATAGCAACACCAACCGGTTCAACTGGATATTCGATTTCTGTTGGCGGACCTATAGTATCTCCAAAGACAGATGTAATCACAATTGCCCCAATATCACCACATAGCCTTACTGTTAGACCGTTAGTTCTTCCGGGAAATCAGGAAATATTAATTAAAGCTGATTCACTTCACACAGCAATTAAAGTAAATTGTGACGGGCAAAGATCATATTCTTTTCCACCTCCATTGGAAATTAAAATTAAGAAAACCGACAAAACATTAAAACTGATTCATACTTCAGTAACAACTTATTTTGAAACACTCCGTAATAAACTTATGTGGGGGATTGATCTAAGAAATAAAAAAGATTAA